The following are from one region of the Mustela lutreola isolate mMusLut2 chromosome 7, mMusLut2.pri, whole genome shotgun sequence genome:
- the FAH gene encoding fumarylacetoacetase has translation MSFVAVAEDSDFPIHNLPYGVFSTPGNPRPRIGVAIGDQILDLSVIKHLFTGPVLSRHQDVFDQPTLNSFMGLGQAAWKEARAFLQNLLSASHARLRDDTELRRRAFTAQASAVMHLPAAIGDYTDFYSSRQHATNVGIMFRGKENALMPNWLHIPVGYHGRASSVVVSGTPIRRPMGQMRPDDSKPPVYGACRLLDLELEMAFFVGPGNNFGEPIPISRAHEHIFGMVLMNDWSARDIQKWEYVPLGPFLGKSFGTTISPWVVPMEALMPFVVPNPEQDPKPLPYLRHDRPYTFDISLSVALKGEGMSRAATVCKSNFKHMYWTMLQQLTHHTVNGCNLRPGDLLASGTISGPEPESFGSLLELSWRGTKAIDLGDGHTRKFLLDGDEVIITGHCQGNGYRIGFGQCAGKVLPALSPA, from the exons ATGTCCTTCGTCGCGGTGGCCGAGGATTCGGACTTCCCCATCCACAACCTGCCTTACGGCGTCTTTTCCACCCCAGGCAAC CCAAGGCCAAGGATCGGTGTGGCCATTGGCGACCAGATCCTGGACCTCAGTGTCATTAAGCACCTCTTCACGGGGCCTGTCCTCTCCAGACACCAGGATGTCTTCGATCAG CCCACCCTCAACAGCTTCATGGGCCTGGGTCAGGCTGCCTGGAAGGAGGCGAGAGCGTTCTTGCAGAACCTGCTGTCCGCCAGCCACGCCAGGCTCCGGGACGACACGGAGCTTCGGAGACG GGCGTTCACTGCCCAGGCTTCAGCTGTGATGCACCTGCCGGCCGCCATAG GTGACTACACGGACTTCTACTCGTCCCGGCAGCACGCCACCAACGTGGGGATCATGTTCCGCGGCAAGGAGAACGCGCTGATGCCTAACTG gCTGCACATTCCCGTGGGCTACCACGGCCGCGCCTCCTCCGTTGTGGTGTCCGGCACCCCGATCCGCAGGCCCATGGGCCAGATGAGACCCGACGACT CTAAGCCGCCCGTCTACGGCGCCTGCAGGCTCTTGGACTTGGAGCTGGAGATG GCTTTCTTTGTAGGCCCTGGGAACAACTTTGGAGAGCCGATCCCCATTTCCAGGGCCCATGAGCACATTTTTGGAATGGTCCTTATGAACGACTGGAGTG CTCGGGACATTCAGAAGTGGGAGTATGTCCCTCTTGGGCCATTCCTCGGGAAGAGTTTTGGAACCACCATCTCCCCGTGGGTGGTGCCCATGGAGGCCCTCATGCCGTTCGTCGTGCCCAACCCGGAGCAG GACCCCAAGCCCCTCCCGTATCTGCGCCACGACCGGCCCTACACGTTCGACATCAGCCTCTCCGTCGCCCTGAAAG GAGAAGGAATGAGCCGGGCAGCCACGGTGTGCAAGTCCAATTTTAAG CACATGTATTGGACAATGCTCCAGCAGCTGACCCACCACACCGTCAACGGCTGCAACCTGCGCCCTGGGGACCTGCTGGCTTCTGGAACCATCAGCGGGCCG GAGCCGGAGAGCTTCGGGTCCCTGCTGGAGCTGTCGTGGAGGGGAACAAAGGCCATTGACCTGGGGGACGGACACACCAGGAAGTTTCTACTGGACGGCGACGAAGTCATCATAACTG GACACTGCCAGGGGAACGGGTACCGCATCGGCTTTGGCCAGTGTGCCGGGAAAGTGCTGCCCGCCCTCTCGCCCGCGTGA